A genomic region of Thunnus maccoyii chromosome 13, fThuMac1.1, whole genome shotgun sequence contains the following coding sequences:
- the LOC121910015 gene encoding histone H2B 3-like — MPDPVKAPKKGSKKAVSKATKTGKKKRKTRKESYAIYVYKVLKQVHPDTGISSKAMGIMNSFVGDIFERIAGEASRLAHYNKRSTITSREIQTAVRLLLPGELAKHAVSEGTKAVTKYTSSK, encoded by the coding sequence ATGCCTGATCCAGTCAAAGCCCCGAAGAAAGGCTCCAAGAAGGCCGTGTCTAAAGCCACCAAGACCggcaagaagaagagaaagacccGCAAGGAGAGCTACGCCATCTACGTGTACAAGGTGCTGAAGCAGGTCCACCCCGACACCGGCATCTCCTCCAAGGCCATGGGCATCATGAACTCCTTTGTGGGAGACATCTTTGAGCGTATTGCCGGTGAGGCTTCCCGCCTTGCTCACTACAACAAGCGCTCCACCATCACCTCCAGGGAGATCCAGACCGCCGTCCGCCTGCTGCTGCCCGGTGAGCTGGCCAAACACGCCGTGTCTGAGGGCACCAAGGCCGTCACCAAGTACACCAGCTCCAAGTAA
- the LOC121910022 gene encoding histone H4, whose protein sequence is MSGRGKGGKGLGKGGAKRHRKVLRDNIQGITKPAIRRLARRGGVKRISGLIYEETRGVLKVFLENVIRDAVTYTEHAKRKTVTAMDVVYALKRQGRTLYGFGG, encoded by the coding sequence ATGAGTGGAAGAGGCAAGGGAGGCAAAGGACTCGGTAAAGGAGGCGCCAAGCGTCACCGTAAAGTTCTCCGTGATAACATCCAGGGAATCACCAAACCCGCCATCCGCCGTCTGGCTCGCCGCGGCGGAGTCAAGCGTATCTCCGGTCTGATCTACGAGGAGACCCGCGGTGTGCTGAAGGTGTTCCTGGAGAACGTGATCCGTGATGCCGTCACTTACACCGAGCACGCCAAGAGGAAGACCGTGACCGCCATGGACGTGGTTTACGCACTGAAGAGGCAGGGCCGCACCCTGTACGGCTTCGGAGGTTAA
- the LOC121909991 gene encoding tumor necrosis factor receptor superfamily member 14-like isoform X2, with product MAQDYMKQGGNMSSSLLFLIIILKVFSGQILTCHPAEYLTAGGCCPMCLAGSRVKTDCTEFRSTSCLPCINGTYMNHPTGLKQCFTCANCDAGSGLQIKTSCTSTSNTVCQPLEGFYCMDSTEDGCVKALKHTSCQPGQYIRQKGQ from the exons ATGGCTCAAGACTATATGAAACAAGGTGGTAACATGTCTTCATCGTTGCTGTTTCTG ATAATAATACTGAAAGTCTTCAGTGGACAGATCCTCACATGTCATCCAGCAGAGTACCTAACAGCGGGAGGATGCTGTCCTATGTGTCTTGCTG GAAGTCGAGTTAAAACAGATTGTACAGAGTTCAGAAGCACATCCTGTCTGCCCTGCATTAATGGAACCTACATGAATCATCCCACTGGACTTAAACAGTGTTTCACCTGTGCAAACTGTGATGCAG GTTCTGGTCTGCAGATAAAGACATCATGTACATCAACATCAAATACAGTTTGTCAACCACTGGAGGGATTCTACTGTATGGACTCCACAGAGGACGGCTGTGTGaaagcactgaaacacacaagctgTCAACCAGGACAATACatcagacaaaaag GGCAGTGA